The nucleotide sequence CCTTCAAGCACGTTGCTATCGATGTTCAGTTGAAGGGCCAGCAGGTCCAGGCGCATTGGTCCCGGGGAGTTTTCAAAAGCGTCCAGTATTTGTTTCAGCATCTCAAATCACGCAATCAGACCTTTTCACAATTCTCTCCTTATCCCACCACCCATCCACCCACTTGATACACCAGGAACCCGGCAACCCATGCCAGCAGTGTCAGGTAGACCAGACTGAATATGGCCCAGCGCCAGCCAAATTCCTGTTTCTGGGCGCTGATGGTCGCAATGCAAGGTGCGTAGAGCAGCACGAAGACCAAAAACGCAGCAGCAGACAGTGGAGTGAAATGCTGCCGGAGGGCAAGGCTCAAGCCCGTACTGCTCTGGGCGGCCGCGTCGCTCACCAGGTTGATTCCAGGAATCATGCTCACGATGATGCGAATGGAATCACCTATGGCCTGGACGAAGCCGACAACAATGTCGCGAATATCAGTCACCACGTCCACCGGTTCCGGCTCAGCAGCTGCCTGACCACCCAGGTAGATGACGCTCATGCTGCTGATTACCACCTCTTTGGCAACCAGGCCCGTTGCCAGCGAACCGGTTGCCTGCCAGTTGCCGAATCCCAGGGGCTCGAAAACGGGTGCCACGGCTCCTGCCATGCGGCCGAACAGGCTGTCTTCCGTGTTTTGCACCCCAATGGGCAGATTGAGCAATGCCCAGACGATGATGGACGCGATGAGAATCACCGTTCCAGCCTTGATTACAAATTCTTCGCTGTGACGCCACATGTGTGTGACCAGTCCGCGAGCTGTGGGAAGGCGATAGGGTGGCAGCTCCAACACGAACAGGGAGTCGGCAGTATCGGCGAACAGGGTACGGCGAAAGATCAGCCCGGAGATCACGGCCAGCCCAATGCCCAGCAGGTAGAGGATGAAAATCACGGTGCCGGCGCGGCCTGGAAAAAAGGCAGCGGCAAAGATGACATATATCGGTAACCGCGCTGCACAGGACATCAGAGGGACGAGCAGGCCGGTCATAATCCGATCGCGTCGGTTATCCAGTGTTCTGGTGGCAAGGATCCCCGGGACGTTGCAGCCAAATCCGACGATCAACGGGATGAATGACTTGCCATGAAGTCCAAGCATGTGCATCAGGCGGTCCATGACAAATGCTGCCCGGGCCATATAGCCGCTGTCCTCCAGGATTGCCAGGCAGAAGTAAAGAAAGAGCAGTACCGGAAGAAAGACCATCACGCCGCCGACGCCGGCAATGATACCGTCGATCGACATTGATATAACCCAGGCGGGCGCGTTCAGGTTTGTCAGCAGGACATGAACCCAGTTGGCAAGCGTGCCGTTGACCGCGCTGTCAATCCAATCGACGAATGGCGCCGAGGCCTGGGCGGTAAGTCCAAAGACCATGGCCATTAGCATGAAGAAGATGGGCAGACCAAAGATTCGATGGGCAACTACATCGTCGATTCGATCGGTGACCGTGTGTTGTTGCCCCCGACTGCGCTTGACAACCTGATAGGCCAGGCCATGCACAAAGCCATAGCGTTTATCCGCTACCAATAGTTCCACATCATCGCCGTAGACAGTTTGCACGTGATTGGCAGCCGCCCTGGCATCCTGGCGAAGTTGTTCGGCTTCAGGAGAATCACCCAGAGCCTGAGCAACCAGTTTATCACCCTCCAGCAGTTTCACTGTCGTATAACGCGGGGCGTCAGGATGAAGCAATGCCATCACCCGCGGTTCGAGTTTGGCGATTTCCTCTTCCAATTCGTAGCCGTAGTTCACGACGTCGGGATGAGCCGTGGCTTCGGTTATCGCCTGGCGAAGCAGATCCTCGAGACCTTTGCGACGGGTACCGACGGTGGGCACAACGGGGATTCCCAACAACTCGCGCAACAGAGGCACATCGATGTGGGTACCCTCTGCTTCAGCCAGGTCCATCATGTTGAGGGCCAATGCAGCCGGAACGCCCAATTCGAGGATCTGCACCGCCAGGTAGAGGTTTCGTTCCAGGTTGGTTGCATCCGCGACGATTACGGAGACATCGGGCCGCTCCTCCAGGATAAAGTCACGGGCGATGACCTCTTCCAGTGAATGGGCACTGAGGCTGTAGGTACCGGGAAGATCGACCAGCGTTACCTGGGTACCAT is from Chloroflexota bacterium and encodes:
- the feoB gene encoding ferrous iron transport protein B, which produces MKRKDQPIVALAGNPNAGKSTVFNALTGARQHVGNWPGKTVDIKTGTARWNGTQVTLVDLPGTYSLSAHSLEEVIARDFILEERPDVSVIVADATNLERNLYLAVQILELGVPAALALNMMDLAEAEGTHIDVPLLRELLGIPVVPTVGTRRKGLEDLLRQAITEATAHPDVVNYGYELEEEIAKLEPRVMALLHPDAPRYTTVKLLEGDKLVAQALGDSPEAEQLRQDARAAANHVQTVYGDDVELLVADKRYGFVHGLAYQVVKRSRGQQHTVTDRIDDVVAHRIFGLPIFFMLMAMVFGLTAQASAPFVDWIDSAVNGTLANWVHVLLTNLNAPAWVISMSIDGIIAGVGGVMVFLPVLLFLYFCLAILEDSGYMARAAFVMDRLMHMLGLHGKSFIPLIVGFGCNVPGILATRTLDNRRDRIMTGLLVPLMSCAARLPIYVIFAAAFFPGRAGTVIFILYLLGIGLAVISGLIFRRTLFADTADSLFVLELPPYRLPTARGLVTHMWRHSEEFVIKAGTVILIASIIVWALLNLPIGVQNTEDSLFGRMAGAVAPVFEPLGFGNWQATGSLATGLVAKEVVISSMSVIYLGGQAAAEPEPVDVVTDIRDIVVGFVQAIGDSIRIIVSMIPGINLVSDAAAQSSTGLSLALRQHFTPLSAAAFLVFVLLYAPCIATISAQKQEFGWRWAIFSLVYLTLLAWVAGFLVYQVGGWVVG